In Balneolaceae bacterium, a genomic segment contains:
- a CDS encoding TRAP transporter substrate-binding protein — protein MKRSAFIYLIACFLFLISCGGENDVTVLKLGHGLDNSHSVHKAMVFMAERVKEESNGKMRIDIYPSQQLGSERELLELLQIGSLDITKVSSSVLEGFEPLYKIFSVPFLFENEEHRFAVYDGEIGRELLDAGQNIRLVGLTYYDAGTRSFYTKDRPILHPDDLQGMKIRVQESPASLQMVNMLGGSATPISFGELYTALQQRIVDGAENNPPSLYLTRHYEVVDYYSLDEHTAVPDMLFASQFTWERLTDEEKEILQNAAQESAIYQRKLWEESTNEAMEAVQEAGIEVVRPDKEPFREKLQPMYEEYAQNKELNSYIQRIQELANE, from the coding sequence ATGAAACGATCTGCCTTCATTTATTTAATTGCTTGTTTTCTGTTTCTTATCTCCTGTGGAGGTGAGAACGATGTGACTGTCCTGAAGCTGGGACACGGACTTGATAACTCCCACTCCGTCCACAAGGCAATGGTATTTATGGCTGAACGGGTAAAGGAAGAATCGAACGGAAAAATGCGGATTGATATCTATCCTTCCCAACAGCTTGGTTCTGAACGGGAGCTATTAGAATTACTTCAAATTGGAAGTTTGGACATAACAAAAGTTTCTTCCAGTGTTCTCGAAGGGTTTGAACCGCTGTACAAGATTTTTAGCGTACCATTTCTCTTTGAAAATGAGGAACATCGTTTTGCAGTGTACGATGGAGAAATTGGCCGGGAATTACTGGATGCGGGACAGAACATTCGTCTCGTTGGGCTGACCTATTATGATGCCGGTACCCGAAGTTTCTACACGAAAGATCGCCCCATTCTTCATCCTGATGATCTCCAGGGGATGAAGATTCGTGTTCAGGAAAGCCCTGCCTCCCTTCAGATGGTAAATATGCTGGGCGGTTCTGCTACTCCGATCTCTTTTGGGGAACTGTACACCGCACTTCAACAGAGAATTGTAGATGGAGCTGAAAATAATCCTCCAAGTCTATACTTAACAAGGCATTATGAAGTAGTAGATTATTACAGCCTGGATGAACATACAGCCGTTCCTGATATGCTGTTTGCCAGTCAGTTTACCTGGGAACGATTGACGGATGAAGAGAAAGAAATTCTTCAAAACGCTGCCCAGGAATCTGCAATTTACCAACGGAAACTGTGGGAAGAATCCACAAATGAGGCGATGGAAGCCGTTCAGGAAGCAGGCATTGAAGTGGTTCGGCCTGACAAAGAGCCGTTTCGTGAAAAACTTCAGCCGATGTACGAAGAATATGCACAGAATAAGGAGTTAAACTCATATATCCAGCGAATACAGGAGTTAGCCAATGAATAA
- a CDS encoding TRAP transporter small permease, protein MNKMINIIDRCLEWIMVSLMVVLVVDVTWQVISRYLLGEASSFSEEVARYLLIWIGLLGSSYAYRKKMHLAFDLFTNKATGKVKFWMELVIHFFIICFSVVVLVFGGWYLVQLTWELNQLSASLQISLGYVYFALPLSGVLMVIYAVNFIKQIINEGPQEIEHHVDGVA, encoded by the coding sequence ATGAATAAAATGATCAACATTATAGATCGGTGCCTGGAGTGGATTATGGTCAGCTTGATGGTGGTCTTGGTTGTAGATGTAACCTGGCAGGTGATTTCGCGATATCTTTTGGGAGAGGCGAGTTCCTTTTCAGAAGAGGTGGCCCGATACCTGCTCATCTGGATCGGACTTTTGGGTTCATCGTATGCCTATCGAAAAAAAATGCACCTCGCATTTGATCTGTTTACAAATAAGGCAACCGGCAAAGTAAAATTCTGGATGGAACTTGTTATCCACTTTTTTATCATCTGCTTCTCCGTTGTTGTTCTTGTTTTTGGCGGGTGGTATCTCGTACAGCTTACGTGGGAACTCAATCAGTTATCGGCCTCCCTTCAAATTTCACTTGGTTACGTCTATTTTGCACTTCCATTAAGCGGAGTTTTAATGGTGATTTACGCTGTAAATTTCATCAAACAGATTATCAACGAAGGTCCGCAAGAGATTGAACATCATGTAGACGGGGTGGCCTGA
- a CDS encoding TRAP transporter large permease subunit, whose product MEIVGILVLVLSFVFLLLIGVPIAFCIGISTLLTMLVSIPFDPAITTVAQRMATGLDSFALLAIPFFILAGQIMNQGGIARRLIDFAKSVVGMLPGGLAYVQIVSAMLFASISGSAVATASAIGGFMGPQMKKEGYDIEFTTALNITSSTVGLIIPPSNILIVYSLASGGASIAALFLAGYLPGILVGLSLMFVTGYFAIKRNYPISGKVPLKVAFRKFIDALPSLFLVILVIGGIVAGIFTATEASAIAVVYALILSIFYKGVNPKELKEVFLSSCNVTAIVALLIATSMAMSWIMSYENIPVIISESLIALSDNPFIILLIINMILLAVGIFMDMTPAVLIFTPIFLPLVVEMGIDPVHFGIVMILNLCIGACTPPVGSVLFVGCGISNISITRVIKPLIPLFIAMIISLLIITFVPEISMFLPDLFGY is encoded by the coding sequence ATGGAGATTGTTGGAATCTTAGTTTTAGTACTCAGTTTTGTATTTCTGCTTTTGATCGGTGTACCCATTGCTTTTTGTATTGGCATTTCCACACTTCTCACCATGCTTGTGAGTATTCCGTTTGATCCGGCCATTACCACAGTTGCCCAGCGGATGGCCACCGGTTTAGATAGTTTTGCTCTGCTTGCCATTCCGTTTTTTATCCTTGCCGGGCAAATTATGAACCAGGGGGGGATTGCCAGGCGCCTGATCGATTTTGCAAAATCAGTTGTGGGAATGTTGCCAGGGGGGCTTGCCTACGTTCAAATCGTTTCGGCAATGTTATTTGCTTCCATTTCCGGATCGGCTGTGGCAACAGCTTCGGCCATCGGCGGATTTATGGGGCCGCAAATGAAAAAAGAGGGTTATGATATTGAATTTACAACGGCTCTGAATATAACCTCATCAACAGTTGGGTTGATTATTCCGCCCAGTAATATTCTTATCGTTTATTCTCTGGCAAGCGGAGGCGCATCTATTGCCGCTCTCTTTTTAGCTGGATATCTGCCGGGGATTTTGGTTGGTCTGTCGCTGATGTTTGTTACAGGTTACTTTGCCATCAAACGAAATTATCCAATCAGCGGAAAGGTTCCACTTAAAGTTGCTTTTAGAAAATTTATTGATGCACTTCCAAGTCTCTTTTTAGTGATCCTGGTCATTGGCGGAATTGTTGCAGGTATTTTTACCGCAACTGAAGCATCCGCGATAGCTGTGGTTTATGCTCTGATTCTCTCTATTTTCTACAAAGGAGTAAACCCAAAGGAACTAAAAGAAGTGTTCCTTTCAAGCTGTAATGTAACGGCAATAGTAGCACTGTTGATTGCAACCTCTATGGCGATGTCGTGGATTATGAGTTACGAAAATATCCCGGTTATCATCAGTGAAAGTTTGATCGCTTTGAGTGATAATCCATTTATTATCCTGTTAATAATCAATATGATATTGTTGGCAGTGGGAATCTTTATGGATATGACTCCTGCAGTTCTGATCTTTACACCGATCTTTCTGCCGCTTGTGGTTGAGATGGGTATTGATCCCGTCCATTTTGGAATTGTTATGATTTTAAACCTCTGTATTGGAGCTTGTACGCCCCCAGTTGGCAGTGTGCTTTTTGTGGGATGTGGAATCTCCAACATCTCAATCACCAGGGTTATAAAACCGCTGATTCCTTTATTCATAGCGATGATCATCTCCCTGTTGATTATCACCTTTGTGCCCGAAATAAGTATGTTTTTGCCCGACCTGTTTGGCTACTAA
- a CDS encoding tagaturonate epimerase family protein, protein MSIKNTENNKHKECKEALDFFENVHIYDGSLHYKNGYCYFLIKDGLEKFLILMSEGANLSESGFEGEIIEINSQKFLKCELTHENAEALRSTFNFTNPVLIGKVDSYGLGDRLGNAGAAHLQAIRNTRFKPVLAQQSIRELERTQRTGEDVMDAASWAVFREGYRDGFGADADHLKTTDDIDRMVEAGFTMFTIDPSDYVVNEAMNMEMEELRESFDDLPWDDLHAKPEVHLANYHKTLSPLSNGSILDPSEKEVLTGMVKYGNVIVHTKKMAEYLKDTYLDHPAELELSVDETDQPTTPFEHYLIAAEMQRLGIDLVSLAPRFCGDFEKGIDFKGDLDQFKEEYELHLAIAEKFGGYKLSIHSGSDKFDVYEAIGSLNSGSVHVKTAGTSYLEALRTIAEVSPHLFRDILKFSLTRFEEDKKTYHISADVEQIPDPDNLEDGELVRLLDDNHTRQVLHVAYGSVLAGSASEENRFKDRLMKSLAEHEDIYERNLEKHFIKHLKPFNQ, encoded by the coding sequence GTGAGTATCAAAAACACAGAAAATAATAAACATAAAGAGTGCAAAGAGGCACTCGATTTTTTTGAGAATGTTCATATTTATGATGGTTCTTTACACTACAAAAATGGTTACTGCTACTTTTTGATCAAAGATGGACTGGAAAAATTTCTGATTTTGATGAGTGAAGGGGCCAATCTCAGTGAATCTGGTTTTGAAGGAGAGATCATTGAAATTAACTCTCAAAAATTTCTCAAATGTGAATTAACACATGAAAATGCTGAGGCATTACGTTCTACATTTAATTTTACAAACCCGGTTTTAATCGGGAAGGTGGATTCATACGGATTGGGCGATCGCCTTGGAAATGCCGGGGCGGCTCATCTGCAAGCTATTCGGAACACGAGATTCAAACCGGTTCTTGCCCAGCAATCGATTCGCGAACTTGAACGGACTCAACGTACCGGCGAAGATGTGATGGATGCCGCAAGTTGGGCGGTATTCCGGGAAGGATACAGGGATGGTTTTGGAGCCGACGCCGATCACCTGAAAACCACGGATGATATCGACCGAATGGTGGAAGCTGGTTTTACGATGTTTACCATCGATCCAAGCGATTATGTGGTGAATGAGGCGATGAATATGGAGATGGAGGAGCTTAGAGAAAGCTTTGATGATCTTCCATGGGATGATTTACATGCTAAACCTGAAGTTCATTTGGCTAACTATCATAAAACATTGTCGCCGTTGAGCAATGGTTCGATTTTGGATCCTTCTGAGAAGGAGGTGCTTACCGGCATGGTGAAGTATGGGAATGTGATTGTTCACACGAAAAAAATGGCGGAATACTTGAAAGATACATACCTCGACCATCCCGCTGAACTTGAACTTTCTGTGGATGAAACCGATCAGCCCACAACACCTTTTGAACACTATTTAATTGCGGCCGAAATGCAACGTTTGGGGATTGATCTTGTCAGTCTGGCTCCACGATTTTGCGGCGATTTTGAAAAAGGAATTGATTTCAAAGGAGACCTGGATCAGTTTAAGGAGGAATATGAACTACATCTTGCAATAGCTGAGAAGTTTGGCGGTTACAAATTGAGTATCCATTCCGGAAGTGACAAATTTGATGTGTATGAAGCGATCGGTTCGCTGAATTCCGGATCTGTTCATGTAAAAACCGCGGGAACAAGTTACCTCGAAGCTTTGCGGACGATAGCAGAAGTATCCCCCCATCTTTTCAGGGATATTCTGAAGTTTTCCCTCACCCGGTTTGAAGAAGATAAGAAAACCTATCACATTTCAGCTGATGTTGAGCAAATTCCAGATCCGGATAACCTGGAAGATGGTGAGTTGGTTCGGCTTTTGGATGATAACCATACACGCCAGGTTCTGCATGTGGCATATGGTTCAGTTTTGGCTGGATCCGCCTCAGAAGAAAACAGATTTAAAGATCGATTGATGAAATCGCTTGCTGAGCATGAAGATATTTATGAAAGAAATTTGGAAAAACATTTCATTAAACATTTAAAACCTTTTAATCAGTAA
- a CDS encoding SDR family oxidoreductase, translating into MSYVNNLFNLEGKVAAVIGGSGVLGGHMAQALSEAGAKTAVLYGSSKDDAEERAEEIENAGGTAMIAKSDVRNESSLKEAFKKINDEWGRIDILVNAPGVNSTTDLMEITEEEWNKILDINMKGVFLASRIAADYMIDKGEGGSIINITSASSEIPLTRVFTYSISKAGIDTMTRYMAREWAPHNIRVNAIKPGFFPAQQNKKILDDERVESIMRHTPVKRFGRPEELSGTVIWLASEKAASFVTGAIIAVDGGFTAMSI; encoded by the coding sequence ATGAGCTACGTAAATAATCTATTTAATCTTGAAGGAAAAGTGGCTGCTGTTATTGGCGGAAGTGGAGTGTTGGGCGGGCATATGGCCCAGGCACTTTCGGAAGCCGGTGCTAAAACAGCTGTCTTATATGGAAGTAGTAAAGACGATGCAGAAGAACGAGCTGAAGAAATTGAAAATGCAGGCGGAACAGCCATGATTGCTAAATCAGATGTTCGAAATGAATCATCTCTCAAAGAGGCCTTTAAAAAAATTAATGATGAATGGGGCAGAATTGATATTTTGGTCAACGCACCAGGTGTAAATTCTACGACCGATTTGATGGAGATCACCGAAGAGGAGTGGAATAAAATCCTGGATATTAACATGAAAGGAGTGTTTTTGGCGAGCCGGATTGCTGCCGATTATATGATTGATAAAGGGGAGGGCGGTAGTATCATTAATATCACATCTGCTTCATCAGAAATTCCTCTGACCCGTGTGTTTACATATAGCATTTCCAAAGCGGGAATTGATACGATGACCCGGTATATGGCCCGCGAATGGGCTCCGCACAATATTCGGGTAAATGCCATCAAACCCGGTTTTTTCCCGGCTCAGCAAAACAAAAAAATATTAGACGATGAGAGGGTGGAGTCAATTATGAGACATACACCTGTGAAACGATTTGGTCGTCCCGAGGAGCTATCCGGTACGGTAATTTGGCTTGCATCAGAGAAAGCAGCATCATTTGTTACCGGGGCCATTATAGCCGTTGATGGCGGTTTTACGGCGATGTCAATTTAA
- a CDS encoding bifunctional 4-hydroxy-2-oxoglutarate aldolase/2-dehydro-3-deoxy-phosphogluconate aldolase: protein MNRKEILSTIEKQKAVAVIRLPDSNLYEPVAEAIYEGGIRVSEITMTVPNALELIKKAVANSPDDAIIGVGSVTNAEMTEQAVEAGAKFVVSPIMTKEIIDKANELDVPVMPGAFTPTEIQQAWDWGADIIKVFPANILGMDFFKAVKAPLPHLKLMPTGGVSLTNGGEWIKAGACAVGVGSAILNKEAIKRGDFDTIKNNAKILLSNLGVE from the coding sequence GTGAACAGAAAAGAGATTTTATCAACCATAGAGAAGCAGAAGGCAGTTGCAGTGATTCGATTGCCCGATTCGAATTTATATGAACCGGTTGCCGAAGCGATATATGAGGGCGGAATTCGGGTTTCCGAAATTACAATGACAGTTCCTAACGCCTTAGAATTAATCAAAAAAGCAGTAGCAAACAGTCCTGATGATGCGATTATTGGCGTGGGTTCTGTTACGAATGCCGAAATGACAGAGCAGGCTGTGGAAGCGGGAGCCAAGTTTGTAGTCAGCCCTATTATGACGAAAGAGATTATTGACAAAGCGAATGAATTGGATGTACCTGTAATGCCCGGTGCATTCACTCCCACAGAAATTCAGCAGGCATGGGATTGGGGGGCTGATATCATTAAAGTATTTCCTGCAAATATTCTTGGAATGGACTTTTTTAAAGCTGTAAAAGCACCACTTCCTCACCTCAAATTGATGCCAACCGGCGGAGTTTCTCTCACGAATGGTGGTGAATGGATTAAAGCAGGGGCTTGTGCTGTGGGAGTTGGAAGTGCAATTTTAAACAAAGAAGCAATTAAGCGCGGAGATTTCGATACCATTAAAAACAATGCAAAAATTTTACTTTCAAATTTAGGAGTTGAATAG
- a CDS encoding sugar kinase produces MGQIITFGEIMLRLSTPEHSRILQTDIFEARYAGGEANVAVSLAMFGHQAHFVTRLPENEVGEAALQSVRRYGVNTDYIIRGGDRLGIYFLESGASQRPSKVIYDRADSAVSQMTSNMVDWDEIFAGKDWFHWTGITPALGEKPRDAVVEACKAAKKAGVTVSCDLNFRSKLWTEEEAQATMNPLMEYVDVCIANEEDAQKSLGFEAGDTDVEGAELDDEGYSTLARSLKKEYGFDTVAITLRESFSASMNGWSAMLHDDKDCKDPVRSTRYEIDIVDRVGGGDSFAAGLIHGLLTKENTEDALEFAVASSCLKHSIPGDFNLSSEEEVEKLVKSGGSGRVER; encoded by the coding sequence ATGGGACAGATTATAACTTTTGGAGAGATTATGCTTCGGCTTTCAACACCGGAACATTCAAGAATTTTACAAACTGATATATTTGAAGCACGATATGCAGGAGGCGAAGCAAATGTAGCTGTATCATTGGCGATGTTTGGTCACCAGGCTCATTTTGTAACTCGGTTGCCTGAAAATGAAGTAGGCGAGGCAGCGCTTCAATCGGTTCGAAGATATGGCGTGAACACCGATTACATTATACGTGGCGGAGATCGTTTGGGTATCTATTTCCTGGAAAGTGGTGCAAGTCAGCGCCCTTCGAAAGTGATTTATGATCGCGCGGATTCTGCTGTCAGCCAGATGACATCAAATATGGTAGACTGGGATGAAATATTTGCTGGGAAAGACTGGTTCCACTGGACCGGAATTACACCAGCACTGGGAGAAAAACCCCGGGATGCAGTTGTTGAGGCGTGCAAGGCTGCGAAAAAAGCGGGAGTAACCGTAAGCTGTGATCTCAATTTTCGGTCTAAACTCTGGACGGAAGAGGAAGCACAGGCAACCATGAATCCTTTAATGGAATATGTGGATGTCTGCATTGCGAATGAGGAAGATGCACAAAAAAGTCTCGGTTTTGAAGCAGGAGATACCGATGTAGAAGGTGCCGAACTGGACGATGAAGGATATTCGACACTGGCACGATCCCTCAAAAAAGAGTATGGATTTGATACTGTGGCGATCACGCTCAGAGAAAGTTTTTCTGCCAGCATGAATGGCTGGAGTGCGATGCTTCATGATGATAAAGATTGCAAAGATCCGGTTCGGTCCACCCGCTATGAAATTGATATTGTGGATCGTGTGGGCGGTGGCGACTCTTTTGCCGCAGGTTTGATTCACGGGCTACTAACCAAAGAGAATACCGAAGATGCGCTTGAATTTGCGGTGGCCTCCTCATGTCTGAAGCATTCTATCCCCGGAGATTTTAACCTATCGAGTGAAGAGGAAGTGGAAAAACTGGTGAAAAGCGGTGGTTCCGGACGTGTTGAACGATAA